The Phormidium yuhuli AB48 DNA window CCTAATACTCTTCACGGTTTTATATATTCTCCGAAGACCCGCTGATGCACTCTATCCCGCCGTTTGGAACGAGGATGGATTTTTTAATATACCCCAAGCCTTGGACTATGGCTGGTCAAGCTTATTTATCCCCGTCAATGGCTATTTAATTATACCTTCTAAATTTATCACGCTTCTCAGCTTATCCGTCTCAGGCTTATTTTATCCCGAGATTGCCTATCTTCTAACGTTAATCATTACCCTCCTTGTAATGGTTATTATTACATCGAGTCTAGTTGATTTACCCAAAAAGGAGTATTTACCCCTTATTATTGCCCTACTTCCCTACGACCCTGAAGTCTTCTCAACGCCCCTTTACATATTTTGGTGGACGTCACTTCTGCTTATTGTTCCCTTATTTTCAGGTTCTCAGACTTCTGGCATCCTATCGAGCGGAATTAAGATAAGCGCAACCATTATCGGCTGCCTCGGCTCACCGATATCTGTTTTACTAATGCCCGCTATTATCCTAAAAACCTATATCAAGAGAAGTCGCTTAAACTATTTTATTTTAGCTGTGTGGTCTGGACTCTCTGCAATTCAGATGTATTTTTCTGTGGGGGAAGTGGGAAATGAAATGAATTTGCTGACATTTTCCAGGGCATTTCCCCAGGTGATTGGAACTTACATAATGTATAATCACTTTTTTTCGACGCCAAATAGTTTATCTTATCTATTCAGCCTCATGCTGTTGCTAATTGGCAGTATTGCTCTCTACTGCACCTTGATTTTAAAGAAATATCAGTTTTTGAATACGTCATTAGCTTTTTTAGCAGTTTTAAGCACAATTTTCGCCTCTTGGTTAAGAACAAACTTTGCAGTCCATCCGTTTTTAGCAGGACCACGATTTTTCTTCTTTCCCTATATTTTTCTATCGATTTTCTTGCTAGCTATTTATTCTCTTTCTCCCCCAAAAAGAAAATCTATACAGGCTTTTTCAATCAAAGGAGTGTGTCTTTTACTTCTAATCGTCTCTTGCACCACAACTTGGATTCAAAATCCGGCATTATTTTCCAGGTATCACCATCCCTTAAATTGGCGCTATGAACTCTACAACTGCCTAGCATCTCCGGATAGCTATGACCTGAGAATTCACTTTAATGGAGATATTACACAATATTGGGAAAGGGAGTACTCCCGTGAGCAGTGTCGACAAATTGCTCAATCAGGTTTATTATCCCACTGGTATGAATTGGATAAAACCTGGATTCAGGAGTTTAAAAGACCTCCAGATACTCGACCTTAAACGTCACACCCACGACGAGAATCTATCGGGATGTCTAACCTCTGTTGCCATTGTCAGTTCCTCGTTGCCGTCAGCGGCTGAATACCAGAGAGCGATTATTGGCGGGCATCTCCACCATCTCCTGAAACCTTAGCTGTCGTTCCTCGGCAGCGGCGACCACGGCCTCAAGGTCACGCACGCCCCAACTCGAATCGCGATCGCGCAGCATCAAATCAAACCCCTCATTACTGGGGGAGGTATGTCGGCCGTTCTCCTTATAGGGGCCATATAAATAGAGAACCCCCCCAGGAGGCAACAGTCGTTCCGCTCCCGCCAACAGACCTAAACACGCCTGCCAGGGAGCAATATGAATCATGTTGATGCAGACTAAGGCTCGAATCGGCTGCTCCTCTAATGCCGGAGGCGGCTGTCGTTCCACTGTCCAGGAAGACTCACGGGCATCCAATTCTAAGGGAGGCAAGAGGCGATCGCACCCCACCTCCTGCCGCCAGGCCTCAATACTCTCCAAGGCCAAGGGATTGGGGTCTGAAGGTAACCAAAAACGAGGAGCCAAGCGAGGGGCAAAAAACGCCCCATGTTCCCCAGTCCCACTGGCCAACTCCAACACCGTCCCTTCAGGAGGTAACACCCGTTGCAGGACTTGCAAAATCGGCTCTCGATTGCGTTGAGTGGCCGCCGCAAACTGACGGCGATCGCGCGGCTGTTCAGCCTCTGACTTGCCCATGATTCTCCGTACTATCTAGACCTCTGGCTGCAACGTCCCCGAGAGGAGGGAAATGACTGCATCCAACTGCTCAGACTTCTCCTCCGTTGCCGAGACGACCAACATCAACACCTGAGAATCAACCTGCCGCAACAACACTCGTCCGAACAAGGGGGTTCCTCCTAGGGTCGCCGTCCAATCAACCATCAACACCCCAGTATCCACGGGCCTAACCATTCCCAACTGGAAGCCTTCCCCCCGTTGTAACCGGTCAATTGCAATTTGTACCAACTCATCCTCAATTAATTGCCGATCATTGGCACGCTGTTGCACCTGAACGGTGTAGGCTAAATCCCGGGAAGGAGATTCAATAATCGCCACTCCCGCATTGGTGGAGGTGCGATAGTCTTCCAAGACCCCCACCTGAAACTGTCCCGGTTTCTCATAGAGAGTCTCACTCAGTGTTAACCCAGCCGTATCCACATCGGGGAGGACGGGTAATTCCTCTAGTTCAAACTCAGCCGGTTCAGTTGATAAGGTTTCATTATTATTGACCACAGGGGTCGGCAGAGGTGAGGCCTCTGGAACAGCCGGGGGGTCCGGTAGGGGGGAACCTTGGGCCAGATTGTACCCGGATGCCGGGACTTGGGCGATCGCCAAGTTGCCGCGTCCGAGATCTCCCGAGCGTAGCCAGCCATTCCCCATCACGCCAAGGGACAGAGCTAGGAACAATCCTAAAACCAGGAACCCAACATAACTTTTCATGGACGCTTTCGAGTAAACAACAGAGAGCTTAGGGAGTGGGTAAACCGAGAATCGAATCGGCATTCCCGGTAAAGAACAGTCCTGCAATACAGCCTGTCATCAAGGTCGCCAAGGTAGCACCCCATAAGGCCTTAAAGCCCAAGGCTGAAATATCAGACCGTCGTTCTGGAACTAGGGTGGCTAACCCGCCCACAAAGATGCCATAGGAGGCAAAATGGGTGAAGCCACATAACACATAACTGACAATCAGCAGGGCCCGAGGGGTCAGCACACCGGTTTGGGCTAATTGAGCTAGGGAGATATAGGGAGGGATATTGGTTTCAAATAACCGTCGCCCAATAATCACCGAGGATTCCCAGAGAACCTGCCAATTCTCCCCGAACGTCTCTGTAAAGGGAATGGGTAGAGAGACCCCGGTTAAAAACGTCAGGGGCAAAAAGAGGGCCCCTAAGAGATTTTGCAGGGTCACGACTTGGAAAATATCTCCCAATACCCAAGGAAGTTGCGTTAGAAAGCTAAAGAACTCGTTGACGAGGGCAACCAGTCCCAGAATGCCAATAATCACAGCGGCAATCCCTACTGCCATCTTGACCCCATCTAACGCTCCGACAATCAAACTATCGACGGGATTGGGTTTCTCCTTACCCGAGTCTTGAGCGTCTTCGGGGTCGTCCGGAACCTGGCCAAAGGTTTCAGGAGTTGTGGTTTCGGGGACAAGGAGTTTCGAGAGGACGAAACAGGCGGGAATGGTCATAATTGAGGCAGAAACCAGGTGTCCCGTGATGGTGGGGAAGGTGGGACGCAGCAGTCCTGCGTAGAGGGCCAGGACTGAGGAGGCGATGGAGCCAAAGCAACTCGTTAGAATGGCACAGAGTTCACTGCGGCTCATCTTGGGGAGAAAGGGTTTGATGGCGATCGCCGACTCAATCCCCACAAAGATATTGGCAGCCCCGGCCAGGGATTCGGCCCCGCTGATTCCTAGGGTACGGCAAAAGATTTTAGCGAAGATCTTAACAATGGGCTGGATGACCCTGAGGCGGTAGAGCAAACTGACGAGGCCAGAGAAGAAAATGACCTGGGGTAAGGAGCGAAAGGCCAAGATAAAGCCCGGATTCAGTTGATCCGGGCCCAGGCGATCGCCGGGAATAGCGACATAAGGATCTCCAAAGGTCCGGACAAGCCAGCGTCCAGCAACACCCGGTCCAGGACTACGCCCCGGATCGGGGACAAAGTGGGACATATCCCCACCAAACAGAAATCTCGCCCCTGCTTCGGAGGCATCCAGAAGTACATTTAACAGGTCGTTAATCCAAACCACGACATTACTGCCGATCCCAAAGACGATGCCACCCACGACCAGTTGTAAGCCAATGCCCCAGAAAATGGTGTTCCATGAGACAATCCGTCGGTCTTCGGACCCCAGCCAGGCGACAAAACACAACCCAGCGAGTCCGAGCGCAGACAATATATTCAACATGCTCGTTTACTCCTTTGGCATCGCCAGGGGATGAGAAATCCTGGGACTGCCCGATCAGTTGCGTCTCCTTGCTCTTCAAAACCAGGAGACGTCACCAAGACATTACCCTAAAATTGACGCGATCGCATCTAACCCCGATGAAAAATTCTCAGAAATGGAGATAATCCTGAAAGCCTCCCCATTTATAGCATTGTCTGCGTCAAACTCTCCCCCCCGAGTTCTAGCGATCGCCCCAGGCTTCCCTTTACACTGAGAATTCAATCATTACCGAGGTGTGGAATGGACGTTGACGAACTCCTGCAACGCTACAACCGAGGCGATCGCCGCTTCGAGAAACTCCAATTACAAGAATGTGAACTCCTCAGTGCTCAACTCAATGAGGCTAGTTTTGAGGGGGTGGATTTCCGACAAGCTCGTTTAGGCCGCAGTTATTTCCAACGCTGTCAGTTTCGCCGGGCCAACCTGAGCGAGGCGATTCTCTGGGGAACGGACTTCACAGACAGTGATTTATCGGGGGCCCTCTTTCGCGATGCCGATTTGAGTGCGGCCCGTCTGACGCAAGCAACCCTCAAAAACAGCAACTTTCTCAAAGCTATGCTCTGTGGGGCCAATTTAAGTCGCGCCAACTTAGAGGGAGCTAACCTGATTTTTGCAGATTTGCGCTCTACATCTGATCAGCGCACAAATCTCGATGGAGCCATTCTCTGCCAGGCAGATTTTAGCTATGCTCAACTCGGCCAAGCTCAACTCCATCATGCCAATTTCCAAGGGGCAATTCTGACCCGAGCGAATCTTGCCACTGAACCGGGAATTGTCCCGACAGATTTGACTGAAGCGGATTTACGAGGGGCTGACCTGAGTTATGCTGACCTCAGTTATGCCATTCTGCAAAATGCTAATTTACAGGGAGCAGATTTGACGGGAACGATTCTGGATCATGCGGATTTAACGGGTGCAACCCTTCCTGAAGGCATTTAACCTCGGTCTGATTGACACTCCAATCCATGGCTATGATGCCCAAAAAGGACACTTCCCTGATCGGTTCAGGAAAGTGTCCTTTTTTAATCGTTGAGGTTAGAACGCTGGGATGTCTTGGACAGGCGATAACGTTCATCGAATCTGATTAGAGATGAGTCAAGAAGCCAATGACACCATGGCCCGTGGCCAGTTCGAGGGCGATCGCACTGACGAAGCCAATCATCGCGAGGCGACCGTTGAGTTTCTCGGCATATTGATTGAACCCAAATTGCTGTTTCTCATCAACATACATCTTGGGTTCTACGGCAAAGTTGTTCATCAAGCCGCCTTCTTCGTTGGTATAGCCGCGAGAAGTCATACAGTTTAATATCCTAGTGCGTTACGTCTGTTGTGCCTATTGTAACGCAATGTAAAGAAAAATTGCAAGTCCTTTACAAAAAAGTCAGATTAGGGGTTGGATGCGGTCCAAGGCATCGAGCTGTAAGCCCCGTGCAATGCGGAATAGCTCCTGTCCCACATGAAGATGATGGTCATCATAATTGAGGCTGAAGTACTCCAACTCCTCGATTCCATCCCCCACCTGATTGAGACAGTGATAGAGATCCGCCGCCACTCCCGCCAAGACAGAGGGGTTCCGTTGAGACTCAAAGGCGGCCTGGGCCCGTTGGAGAAACACGCGACAAGCACCGATATAGTCGACAAAGTTGCCCATCAACTCATCATCAAAGGGATCGGCGGACAACTCATCAATTTGTTCATCGAGAGCATCAAGAATGCGATCGAGTTCCAGATTGAGGGGATGATAGACCTGAGTCAGCCAACGCTGAATCCGCTCATCCGCCGTGGTAGCCGTCTGACGAGAGGAGCGTTGACGAGCCGAGCCATGACGGACTCCGAGATCGCCGGCCGAGGGAGGGTTACGGCAACCCCCCTGGCGACGGTCATAAGACTGACGGGCCTGGCGATCGCCCAACACTTCATAGGCGGCATTAATACGAACCATCTCCTCTCGGGCCTGGATATCCGGATTGCGATCGGGGTGAAACTCCTTCACCCGTTCACGATAGGCCCGTTTGACCTCAGCTTGCGTTGCGGCTGAATCAACACCGAGAGTTTGGTAGTAATTTGGCTCACCCATGAGAGTACGGAGAAAACAGTTAGGTCAACACCGCTTCCATGGTTAACTGAGGATCTTGGAAGAGGGGGGTGCTGAGGTAGCGTTCCCCAAAACTCGGTTGAATGACCACGATGAGTTTACCGTTATTTTCTGGACGTTGCCCAACCCGAATCGCCGCCGCCAAGGCTGCCCCCGAAGAAATCCCCGAGAGTAAGCCTTCCTCCGCCGCCAGACGACGGCCATAGGCGATCGCCTCATCATCTGTCACCGTCACCACCTCATCAATCAACGACGTATCCAGAACCTCCGGCACAAATCCGGCCCCAATGCCCTGAATCTTGTGAGGGCCGGGGTTTCCTCCGGAGAGAATGGGGCTATTGCAGGGTTCCACGGCGATGGCCTGGAACTGAGGTTTGCGGGGTTTCAAGTTTTGGGCAATCCCAGTAATCGTTCCCCCCGTCCCCACGCCAGAAATCAAGATATCCACATGGCCATCCGTATCCTGCCAAATTTCCTCGGCCGTGGTTTTGCGGTGAATTTCCGGATTAGCCGAGTTTTGGAACTGCTGCAACATATAGGCATTCTCCGTCGTCTCGACGATTTCCGAAGCCCGGGAGATGGCCCCCCGCATTCCTTCCGCCCCTGGGGTGAGTTCCAACTGGGCCCCAAAGGCCCGTAACATAGCCCGACGTTCCAAACTCATGGTATCGGGCATGGTCAGAATCAATTGATAGCCTCGGGCCGCCGCCACCATGGCCAAGGCGATTCCCGTATTACCCGAGGTGGGTTCGACGAGAATCGTCTCCCCGGGGCTAATTTTCCCCTCTCGTTCCGCCGCATTAATCATATTGACCCCAATCCGGTCTTTCACCGAGGCGGCGGGGTTCATCCCCTCCAATTTCATAACAATTTTGGCCACACAGCCTTCCGCCTGGGGGATACGATTGAGTTGAACGAGGGGAGTATGACCGACGAGTTCGCTGATATTATTGGCAATTTTCATGGGGAATGGTCCTCTAGGAGTTAACGTGAATTGGAGTTCGGACGATAGGGACACCGCAACAGTTGGACAGCTTCAACTCGGAGCCGCTTCGCTGTTGAGGGTTAAATGTAGTACATGATATTAAGCTGCGATCGCGCATCACGCTGTTCTCGCAAGTCTTGAAGGGTATATTTTTTTAACACGCCCTCCGCTGCTTCCTGGGCTTCCTTCCAAATATCTTTAATAATCCCACTCTCAACGGTGGGGGGGCTATCTTGGGGAGTTGCGGTTTGTTCCGTGGTCCCTTCGATACATTCTAGGGCTTCGAGCAAGGTGATATTCCAAGGCTCCCGAGCCAGGTAATAGCCCCCTTTGGCTCCTCGTTGCGATCGCACCAGTCCCCCTCGCCGCAAGGTTGCCAGGAGTTGTTCAAGATAGCGATCGGGAATCCCCTGCTGGGCAGCAATTTGCCGAATTTGTAGGGGTTCCCCTTTGCTATGATGAACGGCGAGTTCAATTAGGGCGAGTAGGGCGTATTCGCTTTTGCAAGAAAGTTCCACAGTGGAAGCGTTCAACCTCGAGAACAGCGTGTTGAGGCATAGAGTTCCTCAAACAGGTCTATTATACTCCGGTTCTCCACTGGAGTTTGGGGGAAGGGGGGAAGAGGGGAACCACAGAGGCACGGAGGACACGGAGGAAGAGGCAAGAGGCAAGAGGCAAGAGGCAAGAGGCAAGAGGGGGGCTTTAACTCTGGGAGTTCATCAATTGACTTAGGGGGGGGAGGGGGTGCTGTTGCAGTTGAGCGTTTATGG harbors:
- the cysK gene encoding cysteine synthase A, encoding MKIANNISELVGHTPLVQLNRIPQAEGCVAKIVMKLEGMNPAASVKDRIGVNMINAAEREGKISPGETILVEPTSGNTGIALAMVAAARGYQLILTMPDTMSLERRAMLRAFGAQLELTPGAEGMRGAISRASEIVETTENAYMLQQFQNSANPEIHRKTTAEEIWQDTDGHVDILISGVGTGGTITGIAQNLKPRKPQFQAIAVEPCNSPILSGGNPGPHKIQGIGAGFVPEVLDTSLIDEVVTVTDDEAIAYGRRLAAEEGLLSGISSGAALAAAIRVGQRPENNGKLIVVIQPSFGERYLSTPLFQDPQLTMEAVLT
- the hetL gene encoding heterocyst differentiation pentapeptide repeat protein HetL encodes the protein MDVDELLQRYNRGDRRFEKLQLQECELLSAQLNEASFEGVDFRQARLGRSYFQRCQFRRANLSEAILWGTDFTDSDLSGALFRDADLSAARLTQATLKNSNFLKAMLCGANLSRANLEGANLIFADLRSTSDQRTNLDGAILCQADFSYAQLGQAQLHHANFQGAILTRANLATEPGIVPTDLTEADLRGADLSYADLSYAILQNANLQGADLTGTILDHADLTGATLPEGI
- a CDS encoding chlorophyll a/b-binding protein; the protein is MTSRGYTNEEGGLMNNFAVEPKMYVDEKQQFGFNQYAEKLNGRLAMIGFVSAIALELATGHGVIGFLTHL
- a CDS encoding RrF2 family transcriptional regulator encodes the protein MELSCKSEYALLALIELAVHHSKGEPLQIRQIAAQQGIPDRYLEQLLATLRRGGLVRSQRGAKGGYYLAREPWNITLLEALECIEGTTEQTATPQDSPPTVESGIIKDIWKEAQEAAEGVLKKYTLQDLREQRDARSQLNIMYYI
- a CDS encoding J domain-containing protein, with the protein product MGEPNYYQTLGVDSAATQAEVKRAYRERVKEFHPDRNPDIQAREEMVRINAAYEVLGDRQARQSYDRRQGGCRNPPSAGDLGVRHGSARQRSSRQTATTADERIQRWLTQVYHPLNLELDRILDALDEQIDELSADPFDDELMGNFVDYIGACRVFLQRAQAAFESQRNPSVLAGVAADLYHCLNQVGDGIEELEYFSLNYDDHHLHVGQELFRIARGLQLDALDRIQPLI
- a CDS encoding NupC/NupG family nucleoside CNT transporter; this encodes MLNILSALGLAGLCFVAWLGSEDRRIVSWNTIFWGIGLQLVVGGIVFGIGSNVVVWINDLLNVLLDASEAGARFLFGGDMSHFVPDPGRSPGPGVAGRWLVRTFGDPYVAIPGDRLGPDQLNPGFILAFRSLPQVIFFSGLVSLLYRLRVIQPIVKIFAKIFCRTLGISGAESLAGAANIFVGIESAIAIKPFLPKMSRSELCAILTSCFGSIASSVLALYAGLLRPTFPTITGHLVSASIMTIPACFVLSKLLVPETTTPETFGQVPDDPEDAQDSGKEKPNPVDSLIVGALDGVKMAVGIAAVIIGILGLVALVNEFFSFLTQLPWVLGDIFQVVTLQNLLGALFLPLTFLTGVSLPIPFTETFGENWQVLWESSVIIGRRLFETNIPPYISLAQLAQTGVLTPRALLIVSYVLCGFTHFASYGIFVGGLATLVPERRSDISALGFKALWGATLATLMTGCIAGLFFTGNADSILGLPTP
- a CDS encoding DUF938 domain-containing protein, which translates into the protein MGKSEAEQPRDRRQFAAATQRNREPILQVLQRVLPPEGTVLELASGTGEHGAFFAPRLAPRFWLPSDPNPLALESIEAWRQEVGCDRLLPPLELDARESSWTVERQPPPALEEQPIRALVCINMIHIAPWQACLGLLAGAERLLPPGGVLYLYGPYKENGRHTSPSNEGFDLMLRDRDSSWGVRDLEAVVAAAEERQLRFQEMVEMPANNRSLVFSR